A region from the Dehalococcoides mccartyi CG5 genome encodes:
- a CDS encoding fumarylacetoacetate hydrolase family protein: protein MRIIRFSLSGKRAGYAVLEDTKLKELKGNPFGKIVFSGNVFDISEARLLPPSVPSKIIAIGLNYKAHAGEMAEDLPKLPLIFFKNASGIIGPEDNIIKPGQSERVDYEGELAVIIRKKTRNIKPEDAFDYILGYSCFNDVTARDLQKIDGQWSRAKGFDTFAVCGPWIETELDPQVQLLETYLNGKLKQRTSTADMIFSIPRIVSFISEVMTLLPGDIIATGTPSGIGPIKLGDRVEIRISGIGSLVNHLALK from the coding sequence ATGAGAATAATACGTTTTAGCCTTTCTGGCAAGCGGGCAGGATATGCAGTGCTTGAAGATACAAAGCTGAAGGAACTGAAGGGCAATCCTTTCGGCAAAATTGTTTTTTCAGGCAATGTTTTTGATATTTCAGAGGCCAGGCTTCTTCCGCCGTCAGTTCCGTCAAAAATAATAGCCATTGGTTTAAACTACAAAGCTCATGCCGGAGAGATGGCAGAAGACTTGCCCAAATTGCCCCTTATATTTTTTAAAAATGCCAGTGGGATTATCGGCCCGGAAGATAACATAATAAAACCTGGTCAGTCTGAACGGGTGGATTATGAAGGGGAATTGGCGGTTATAATAAGAAAGAAAACGCGCAATATAAAGCCTGAAGATGCTTTTGACTATATACTGGGGTACAGCTGTTTTAATGATGTAACGGCCAGAGACCTGCAGAAAATAGACGGGCAGTGGTCACGCGCCAAAGGTTTTGATACCTTTGCCGTCTGTGGCCCGTGGATAGAAACAGAGCTTGACCCGCAGGTGCAATTGTTGGAAACCTATCTGAACGGCAAGCTTAAACAACGCACTTCCACAGCGGATATGATATTCAGTATCCCCCGTATAGTCAGCTTTATATCAGAGGTGATGACTTTGCTTCCGGGGGATATTATTGCAACCGGTACGCCTTCAGGTATCGGGCCAATAAAACTGGGAGACAGGGTGGAAATACGTATTTCAGGTATCGGCAGTCTGGTAAACCACCTGGCCCTGAAATAA
- a CDS encoding alpha/beta fold hydrolase — protein sequence MKLQLKENNLDTGEVLIHYLAGPDNGPPLVLIPGQGLSLESYQRVMTPLAKNFQVFAVDVRGHGKSGWTTGKNHFPNMGNDFKIFLEQVVRRPAIISGNSSGGLIALWLAANVPELVSGIILEDTPVFSAEWPRLRDDCRVYRIFKRNAETIGSAEGRNLAAFFKGMEVPIEGKQRVIQFPVWLTGAMAVMVRLHQWLKPGKPVDLALLPAETRMLIKGLSQYDPDFTKAFVDGRACEAFDHAEALKKVKCPVFVLQANWFRHPDFGLVGAMDNQDINHLLALTPQAQFARITSGHMIHFEQPPEYLKHLNAFAAGIYSNPK from the coding sequence ATGAAACTTCAGCTAAAAGAAAATAACCTGGATACAGGTGAGGTACTAATCCATTATCTGGCTGGACCGGATAATGGGCCTCCGCTTGTTCTCATACCCGGCCAGGGGCTTTCGCTGGAAAGTTACCAAAGAGTAATGACACCCTTGGCAAAGAACTTTCAGGTTTTTGCAGTAGACGTGCGCGGTCACGGAAAATCAGGCTGGACAACCGGCAAAAATCATTTCCCGAATATGGGAAATGATTTTAAGATTTTTCTGGAACAAGTTGTCAGACGGCCGGCAATAATCTCCGGCAATTCCTCAGGCGGCCTGATAGCCCTGTGGTTGGCGGCAAATGTCCCTGAACTGGTTAGCGGTATTATTCTGGAAGACACTCCTGTATTCAGTGCAGAATGGCCTCGGCTCAGAGATGATTGCCGGGTATACCGCATTTTCAAACGCAATGCCGAAACTATCGGTTCCGCTGAAGGCCGAAATCTGGCTGCATTTTTCAAGGGCATGGAAGTGCCAATTGAAGGCAAACAGAGAGTTATTCAGTTTCCTGTCTGGCTTACAGGAGCAATGGCCGTAATGGTAAGACTGCACCAGTGGCTGAAACCAGGCAAGCCGGTAGACCTAGCTCTGCTTCCAGCTGAAACACGCATGCTGATAAAGGGGCTTTCGCAATATGACCCTGATTTTACCAAAGCATTTGTTGACGGCCGGGCATGCGAAGCCTTTGACCATGCGGAAGCTTTAAAAAAAGTAAAATGCCCGGTGTTTGTTCTGCAGGCCAATTGGTTCAGACACCCTGATTTCGGGCTGGTGGGGGCAATGGATAACCAAGATATAAATCATCTGCTCGCACTCACCCCTCAAGCCCAATTTGCCAGAATAACTTCAGGCCATATGATTCATTTTGAACAGCCTCCAGAATATTTAAAACACCTGAATGCATTTGCTGCCGGCATATATTCAAATCCGAAGTAA
- a CDS encoding iron chaperone: MLNTPDLSIDKYIKGFPENVRNILQDLRQAIHEQAPKATETISYGIPTFKQNGNLVHFGAYKNHIGFYPTPSGIKAFEKELSAYEISKGTVRFPLNEPIPYSLVKKIVAFRVNETSAKRK; this comes from the coding sequence ATGCTGAATACACCAGACCTAAGCATAGATAAATATATCAAAGGGTTCCCTGAAAACGTCCGGAATATTTTGCAGGATTTAAGGCAAGCTATACATGAACAGGCACCGAAGGCCACTGAGACTATAAGTTACGGCATACCCACATTTAAACAAAATGGCAATCTGGTGCATTTTGGCGCCTATAAAAACCATATAGGATTTTACCCTACTCCATCAGGAATAAAAGCCTTTGAAAAAGAGCTGTCAGCCTATGAAATATCCAAAGGCACCGTCAGGTTTCCGCTAAATGAGCCTATTCCTTATTCTTTGGTTAAAAAGATAGTGGCATTCAGGGTAAATGAAACTTCAGCTAAAAGAAAATAA
- a CDS encoding cob(I)yrinic acid a,c-diamide adenosyltransferase, producing the protein MATNHTPYLEKGLISIFTGEGKGKTSAAVGNSVRAAGHGLRVCLIFFAKGKRFDHGEFKILSSLPNVTLQSFGQAGWILKDISEETRKQAERAFEAASEAVTGGQYDLVVMDEIMIALTAGLVTTEQVIRMINAKPSYVELIMTGRGAPAELIELADLVSEIKAVKHPYTRGIKARKGIDY; encoded by the coding sequence TTGGCAACAAACCATACCCCTTACCTTGAAAAAGGCCTTATATCTATATTCACCGGTGAGGGCAAGGGTAAAACCTCGGCTGCAGTCGGGAATTCTGTCAGAGCGGCCGGTCACGGACTAAGGGTTTGCCTTATTTTTTTTGCCAAAGGCAAGCGTTTTGACCATGGTGAGTTCAAAATATTGTCTTCCCTGCCGAACGTAACTCTGCAGAGTTTCGGCCAAGCCGGCTGGATACTCAAAGATATATCTGAAGAAACCCGCAAACAGGCGGAGCGGGCATTTGAGGCCGCTTCCGAAGCAGTAACCGGCGGGCAATATGACCTGGTAGTCATGGACGAAATAATGATAGCTTTGACTGCCGGTCTGGTAACCACTGAGCAGGTTATCCGGATGATAAATGCCAAACCTTCGTATGTAGAGCTGATTATGACCGGGCGAGGTGCTCCGGCTGAACTTATAGAACTGGCTGACCTGGTTTCTGAGATAAAGGCAGTCAAACACCCGTATACTAGGGGCATCAAAGCCCGTAAAGGTATAGACTACTAA
- a CDS encoding LamG domain-containing protein yields the protein MLRGCRVLKVISFIMAVAMLSGCTGAPAAEDNTPAEPSSNQSNEILAGLVTVWHMDEGTGNIIYDSTTSHNDGLISGASWVTGKKGYALSFNGEDNWVTVAQTFIFHQSAEATISFWINPADTTHRPVFWTRSDNDDLNRYHIFCGWDNQSLFGFDYRSADSTLHEFGEFDIPLNQWTHIAISRFGNDYSIYRNGQLINQITDNSPSVPTYEGSWFIGRRNLTETLYKGLIDEIAIYNRALSAAEVLSIYQG from the coding sequence ATGTTACGAGGCTGTAGAGTACTTAAAGTCATTTCTTTTATTATGGCGGTAGCAATGCTTAGCGGATGTACTGGTGCACCTGCTGCCGAAGACAATACACCTGCTGAACCTTCCTCAAATCAAAGTAATGAAATTCTGGCAGGTCTGGTCACCGTATGGCATATGGATGAAGGAACCGGAAATATTATTTACGACTCTACCACCAGCCATAATGATGGTTTGATAAGCGGCGCCAGTTGGGTCACAGGTAAAAAGGGCTATGCCTTGAGTTTTAATGGTGAGGACAACTGGGTAACGGTGGCTCAAACGTTTATATTCCACCAATCCGCTGAGGCTACTATTTCATTTTGGATTAACCCGGCAGACACTACTCACCGTCCTGTTTTTTGGACCCGAAGTGACAATGATGATCTAAATAGGTATCACATTTTTTGCGGATGGGATAATCAATCTCTCTTTGGGTTTGACTATCGCTCTGCTGACAGTACACTCCATGAATTTGGTGAGTTTGATATACCCTTGAACCAGTGGACTCACATTGCAATTAGTCGTTTTGGCAATGATTACAGTATCTACCGGAACGGGCAATTAATAAATCAGATAACAGATAACTCTCCCAGCGTGCCCACATATGAAGGCAGCTGGTTTATAGGGCGGAGGAATTTAACCGAAACTTTGTATAAAGGGCTGATAGATGAAATCGCAATATACAACCGTGCCCTTTCAGCTGCAGAAGTTTTAAGTATTTACCAGGGATAG
- a CDS encoding peptidylprolyl isomerase → MKSTKALILATLFPVTLFAGSCGGDAVPEVTPMSWTTAPAMQIDPAKQYYATIETTLGSFKIELFASESPKTVNNFVFLAKQNYYNGVIFHRIIKEFMIQTGDQTGTGRGGPGYRFADELPVKHSYDPGIVAMANAGPNTNGSQFFVCTGAQAKNLNYQPNYTQFGRVIEGMDVITKLASVSVVGNSYGEVSTPSNPPKIIKIIITEG, encoded by the coding sequence ATGAAATCCACTAAAGCCCTTATTTTGGCTACACTGTTCCCCGTAACTCTGTTTGCCGGCAGCTGCGGCGGCGATGCAGTACCTGAAGTAACACCCATGTCCTGGACTACCGCCCCAGCCATGCAGATAGACCCCGCCAAGCAATACTATGCTACCATTGAAACTACACTGGGGAGTTTCAAGATTGAGCTCTTTGCTTCTGAATCCCCCAAAACAGTAAATAATTTTGTTTTTCTGGCTAAGCAAAACTACTACAACGGGGTTATTTTCCACCGCATAATAAAAGAGTTTATGATCCAGACCGGTGACCAGACCGGCACCGGCAGAGGTGGTCCGGGTTACCGCTTTGCGGATGAACTGCCGGTAAAACACTCGTATGACCCCGGCATAGTTGCCATGGCAAACGCCGGTCCCAATACCAACGGCAGCCAGTTCTTTGTCTGTACCGGAGCACAGGCTAAAAATCTGAACTACCAACCCAACTACACCCAGTTTGGCAGGGTGATTGAGGGTATGGACGTGATTACCAAGCTGGCTTCAGTATCAGTGGTGGGTAACAGTTATGGTGAGGTCAGCACCCCATCCAATCCCCCCAAGATTATAAAAATAATCATAACTGAAGGCTAA
- the fbp gene encoding fructose-1,6-bisphosphate aldolase/phosphatase encodes MKVTLSVIKADIGGFVGHSDSHPQCLARAEKHLAEAKKKGMLIDYHITKCGDDLQLIMTHQKGINNKVIHEMAWDTFVSCTEVAKELKLYGAGQDLLCDAFSGNVKGMGPGVAEMEIDERPSEPIIIFMADKTSSGAWNLPLYKMFADPFNTIGLVIAENMHDGFSFEVHDVKESKGITFNTPEEIYDLLVFIGAPSRFAIKSVSTRKGEIAAVSSTQKLALLAGRYVGKDDPVCIVRAQGAFPAVGEILEPFTQPYLVEGWMRGSHNGPIMPVSVEDSTPTRFDGPPRVTALGFQLSNGMLIGPRDMFKDKSFDNARQKSLDMADMMRSHGPFEPHRLPLEEMEYTTMPQVSKKLAGRFKPLKD; translated from the coding sequence ATGAAAGTAACCCTGAGTGTTATTAAAGCAGATATCGGCGGTTTTGTAGGCCATTCGGACTCACACCCGCAGTGTCTGGCCAGAGCTGAAAAGCATCTGGCAGAAGCCAAAAAGAAGGGCATGCTGATTGATTACCACATAACCAAGTGCGGTGACGACCTTCAGCTTATCATGACCCACCAGAAGGGTATAAATAATAAAGTTATCCATGAAATGGCATGGGATACTTTTGTAAGCTGTACCGAAGTTGCCAAAGAGCTGAAGCTATACGGCGCCGGTCAGGACTTGCTGTGTGATGCCTTCTCCGGAAACGTAAAAGGCATGGGGCCCGGTGTAGCCGAAATGGAGATTGATGAACGGCCTTCAGAACCTATCATCATCTTCATGGCAGACAAAACCTCATCCGGTGCTTGGAATCTGCCTCTTTACAAGATGTTTGCAGACCCGTTTAACACTATCGGTCTGGTCATAGCTGAAAACATGCATGACGGCTTTTCCTTTGAAGTTCATGACGTAAAGGAAAGCAAGGGTATTACCTTTAATACCCCTGAAGAAATTTATGACCTGCTGGTCTTTATCGGCGCTCCTTCCCGCTTTGCCATAAAGAGCGTCTCCACCCGCAAGGGAGAGATTGCGGCTGTTTCCTCCACCCAGAAGCTGGCCCTGCTGGCCGGTCGCTACGTGGGCAAAGATGATCCGGTTTGTATTGTCCGCGCTCAGGGTGCATTCCCGGCGGTGGGTGAAATACTTGAACCCTTCACTCAGCCCTATCTGGTAGAAGGCTGGATGCGCGGCTCACACAACGGCCCCATTATGCCTGTCTCAGTAGAGGACAGCACCCCCACCCGCTTTGACGGCCCGCCCCGGGTAACCGCTTTGGGCTTCCAACTGTCAAACGGCATGCTTATTGGCCCGCGTGATATGTTCAAGGACAAATCGTTTGACAACGCCCGTCAGAAGTCACTGGACATGGCAGATATGATGCGCTCTCACGGTCCGTTTGAGCCCCATCGCCTGCCCCTTGAGGAAATGGAATATACCACCATGCCTCAGGTATCCAAGAAACTGGCCGGACGCTTTAAACCCCTGAAAGACTAG
- a CDS encoding Smr/MutS family protein, whose translation MAKLVLDLHDIYNKGGQIEAELHRVINQAVEKKISPVEIIPGKGSGQLKKHVLRFLAQPDIKKLYHRLEKDDKNFGRVFVHFKF comes from the coding sequence ATGGCCAAACTGGTTTTAGATTTGCATGACATTTACAATAAGGGCGGGCAGATTGAAGCAGAACTGCACAGGGTAATTAACCAAGCAGTTGAAAAGAAAATCAGCCCGGTAGAGATTATCCCCGGCAAGGGTTCCGGTCAACTCAAAAAACATGTCCTCAGGTTTCTGGCACAGCCGGACATCAAAAAACTCTATCACCGGCTGGAAAAGGACGATAAAAATTTCGGGCGGGTGTTTGTCCACTTCAAGTTTTAG
- a CDS encoding XTP/dITP diphosphatase, with protein MPKLLLASNNAGKLKEYQSLLSGCGFEVVTPAELGIKITVAETGTTFEENARLKAAALAEASGLLTLADDSGLEVDALGGEPGVYSARYAGENATDTDRNDYLLSKMEDIPANKRTARFRCVIAIVQPGHTLPAIEGSCEGLIATEPHGVNGFGYDPIFYLPEYRKTMAELPLEIKNSLSHRAIAAQKACLVLAKLANC; from the coding sequence ATGCCCAAGCTTCTGCTGGCAAGCAATAACGCGGGCAAGCTGAAAGAGTACCAATCACTCTTAAGCGGCTGCGGATTTGAGGTTGTTACTCCGGCAGAACTGGGTATAAAAATAACAGTTGCCGAAACCGGCACTACATTTGAAGAGAACGCCCGCTTGAAGGCCGCCGCTCTGGCGGAAGCAAGCGGGCTTCTTACTTTGGCAGATGACTCAGGGCTGGAAGTAGACGCACTGGGTGGCGAACCGGGCGTATATTCCGCTCGTTATGCAGGGGAAAACGCCACTGATACAGATAGAAATGATTACCTGCTTTCTAAAATGGAAGACATACCCGCCAACAAACGCACCGCCCGTTTCCGGTGTGTAATAGCCATTGTCCAGCCGGGACATACCCTGCCCGCCATTGAGGGCTCATGTGAAGGCCTTATAGCCACCGAACCCCATGGGGTGAACGGATTCGGTTACGACCCAATTTTTTACCTGCCCGAATACCGTAAAACCATGGCCGAACTTCCCCTTGAAATTAAAAACAGCCTCTCTCACCGGGCCATTGCCGCCCAAAAAGCCTGCCTCGTGCTTGCCAAACTGGCAAATTGCTGA
- the dnaN gene encoding DNA polymerase III subunit beta gives MKLTCLQENLNKGLNIVGKAAAGRTTLPITNNVLISTDDGRLKLAATNLEMAISCWIGAKIEEEGSTTIPAKLLTEFVSSLPNDKIDLSLNAKSKALNIKCARFEARITGVDSKDFPPIPKVENGISTKVSIDAFRQAVSEVVFASAADESRPVLTGVNAEFEGSTLTLAAADGFRLAVYKLPLLESVKTTTKVIIPARTLGELSRLASMDEEEALVINVDTAKSQILFRLKNIELVSQLVQGNFPQYNQIIPQSFTTRVVVDANQFLMATKTATIFARDGGGIVRLMMNPGGDTTPGKLTISARSEEVGDNTGELDAVIQGEEAKIAFNGKYLLDVLGVLKAQQVALEVTSPSSPGVIKPVGADNYIHVIMPMFVQW, from the coding sequence ATGAAACTTACATGCTTACAGGAAAATCTAAACAAGGGCCTGAACATTGTTGGGAAAGCGGCTGCCGGCCGAACTACCCTGCCCATTACAAACAATGTCCTTATCTCAACTGATGACGGCCGTTTGAAACTGGCCGCCACCAACCTTGAAATGGCTATCAGCTGCTGGATAGGAGCCAAGATAGAGGAGGAAGGGAGCACTACCATACCTGCCAAGCTCCTGACCGAATTTGTCAGCTCTCTGCCCAATGATAAAATAGACTTGAGCCTTAATGCCAAGTCAAAGGCACTTAATATTAAATGTGCCCGCTTTGAAGCACGCATAACCGGCGTGGATTCCAAAGACTTTCCTCCCATACCCAAAGTAGAAAATGGAATCTCCACCAAGGTTAGCATTGATGCCTTCCGTCAGGCCGTAAGTGAAGTCGTATTTGCTTCCGCTGCTGACGAATCCCGCCCTGTACTCACTGGCGTAAACGCCGAATTTGAAGGCAGTACTCTGACTCTGGCAGCCGCTGACGGTTTCCGTCTGGCTGTTTATAAATTGCCCCTGCTGGAGTCGGTAAAAACCACTACCAAGGTAATCATACCTGCCCGCACTCTGGGCGAGCTTTCACGTCTGGCCAGCATGGACGAAGAAGAAGCCCTGGTGATAAATGTAGACACAGCCAAGAGCCAGATACTTTTCCGTCTGAAAAATATTGAACTGGTATCTCAGCTGGTACAGGGTAATTTCCCCCAGTACAACCAGATAATCCCTCAGAGCTTTACCACCAGAGTGGTGGTAGATGCCAACCAATTCCTTATGGCCACCAAAACCGCCACTATCTTTGCCCGTGACGGCGGCGGCATTGTCAGGCTGATGATGAACCCTGGTGGTGATACCACCCCCGGCAAGCTCACTATCTCAGCCCGCTCTGAAGAAGTGGGTGATAATACCGGTGAACTTGATGCTGTAATTCAGGGTGAAGAGGCTAAAATAGCCTTTAACGGCAAATATCTTCTAGACGTCCTGGGGGTGCTTAAGGCTCAGCAAGTAGCGTTGGAAGTCACCAGCCCCTCAAGCCCCGGTGTGATAAAACCGGTGGGCGCAGACAACTACATACACGTTATCATGCCCATGTTCGTGCAGTGGTGA
- the purU gene encoding formyltetrahydrofolate deformylase, whose amino-acid sequence MVSATLKIHCTDKKGIISSISSFIYRNNGNIITLDEFVDPPSNTFFMRLEWDISAFTLSREQMESEIATMGQEYNYADNCQIFYSDRKPRLAIFVSKYDHCLWDILLRYKAGELKCDIPLIISNHPDLKQIADLFGIDYKVVKVNPENKLEAENEQTLLISKYNIDFMILARYMQVLSPEFVARFENRIINIHHSFLPAFEGARPYHQAIERGVKLVGATAHFVNNNLDKGPIISQSTMPISHEDSVEDLMVKGRDIEKLVLSQAMKIFLDHRIFVHNNRTIIL is encoded by the coding sequence ATGGTCAGCGCCACACTCAAGATTCACTGCACGGATAAAAAAGGCATCATTTCCAGTATTTCAAGCTTTATTTACCGTAATAACGGCAATATAATCACTCTGGACGAATTTGTAGACCCCCCGTCCAATACTTTCTTCATGCGCTTGGAATGGGATATCTCAGCCTTCACACTTAGCCGTGAACAGATGGAATCCGAGATTGCAACTATGGGGCAGGAATACAACTATGCAGATAACTGTCAGATATTCTACTCTGACAGGAAACCCCGCCTAGCTATATTCGTATCTAAATACGACCATTGCCTGTGGGATATACTGCTCAGGTATAAAGCCGGTGAACTGAAGTGCGATATCCCCCTGATTATCAGCAACCACCCTGATCTGAAACAAATAGCCGATTTATTCGGCATTGATTATAAAGTAGTAAAGGTTAACCCTGAAAACAAACTAGAAGCAGAAAACGAACAAACCCTCCTGATTTCCAAATACAATATAGATTTCATGATACTGGCCAGATATATGCAGGTACTTTCACCTGAATTTGTAGCCCGTTTTGAAAACAGGATAATAAATATCCACCACTCGTTCCTTCCGGCCTTTGAGGGGGCGCGCCCTTACCATCAGGCTATTGAACGCGGAGTAAAGCTGGTGGGGGCTACCGCCCATTTTGTAAATAATAATCTGGACAAAGGCCCTATAATCTCTCAATCCACCATGCCCATAAGCCATGAAGACAGTGTGGAAGATCTGATGGTAAAAGGCAGGGATATTGAGAAGCTGGTGCTTTCGCAGGCTATGAAGATATTTTTAGACCACCGCATCTTCGTCCATAATAACCGCACTATTATTCTCTGA
- the mutS gene encoding DNA mismatch repair protein MutS: protein MENTTPLRKQYLDIKKNYPEAIVFFRLGDFYETFEEDARIAARELEIVLTSREMGKGLKVPLAGIPYHALDNYLSRLINKGYKVAICEQVTKPGETKGLVQRQVTRLVTPGTVVEPNLLQTKQNNFLLSLYLTEDSCGLAFADISTSEFGCTQTNIGELEAEISRLSPAEIILPKNQSLNLPIHLKATISKLDGYYFEADIAREHLLRHFECQNLSAYGCENMPLAISAAGALLNYLEETQKSSLKQLERLSVYTTADYMQMDSHTLSNLEIFRSSGGNSLKGSLLGILDQTRTAMGGRLLRKFLGQPLLKQSDIEKRLSAVDYFFEESLARTSLAKSLGQIADMERMANRIRQKTILPRELISLKNSLETVSAIHRQFGLMPPPRLAYFLNGLKPLPEMLDIINKTITDDPPSTLGDGKVIRAGFDPEMDKLCSLAGDARTFLSQMETRERERTGIKSLKLGYNRVFGYYIEISNANLGDMPPEFIRKQTLVNAERFITPELKEYENLILNAKERLLEMETGLYEQVLNQLGGFYSALLANAAALAALDVLSAFAEVAVRNSYVRPVFHPENRLDIRKGRHPMVEQGLGYGSFVANDISLSAEDCQIIILTGPNMAGKSTYLKQTALIVLMAQIGSYVPAETAELCLTDRIFTRIGAREDLSAGQSTFMVEMVETASILNTATSRSLLILDEIGRGTSTYDGLAIAQAVVEYIHSQPSLTAKTLFATHYHELVELASYLPRVKNYNIAVSEDRGEVVFLHKIVPGGVDKSYGIHVAKLAGLPKWVIKRAYEVLTELENPAKKQPKSRTCQSQLQLPMTGQTSVLEEEIKELEIESLTPLAALNKLYELKKKAEEQGL, encoded by the coding sequence ATGGAAAATACAACACCCCTGCGTAAACAATATCTGGATATAAAAAAGAACTACCCCGAAGCGATAGTCTTTTTCCGTTTGGGAGATTTTTACGAAACCTTTGAAGAAGATGCCCGCATTGCCGCCCGCGAACTGGAAATAGTCCTTACCAGCCGCGAAATGGGCAAAGGGCTGAAAGTGCCGCTTGCCGGCATACCTTACCACGCACTGGACAACTATCTTTCCCGCCTTATAAACAAGGGTTACAAGGTAGCCATTTGCGAACAGGTAACCAAACCGGGTGAAACAAAAGGGCTGGTGCAAAGGCAGGTAACCCGTCTGGTCACTCCCGGAACTGTGGTTGAACCAAACCTGCTACAGACCAAACAGAACAATTTTCTGCTCAGCCTGTACCTGACAGAAGACAGTTGCGGGCTGGCCTTTGCGGATATATCCACTTCGGAGTTCGGCTGCACCCAGACGAATATCGGCGAACTGGAAGCTGAAATAAGCCGCCTCAGTCCGGCAGAAATTATACTACCCAAAAACCAGTCTTTAAACCTGCCGATACACCTGAAAGCTACCATAAGCAAACTGGACGGATACTATTTTGAAGCGGACATAGCGCGCGAACATTTGCTAAGGCATTTTGAGTGCCAAAACCTTTCTGCCTACGGCTGTGAAAATATGCCTCTGGCCATTTCAGCCGCCGGGGCGCTGCTAAACTATCTGGAGGAAACTCAAAAATCATCTTTAAAGCAGCTTGAAAGGCTTTCGGTTTACACCACTGCAGATTATATGCAGATGGACAGCCACACCCTGTCAAATCTGGAAATATTCCGCTCAAGCGGCGGCAACTCACTCAAGGGTTCACTGCTTGGGATACTTGACCAGACCAGAACAGCTATGGGTGGCAGGCTTCTCCGCAAGTTTCTGGGACAACCCCTGCTGAAGCAGTCAGATATTGAAAAACGGCTCTCGGCGGTAGACTACTTTTTTGAAGAAAGTCTGGCACGTACCAGCCTTGCCAAATCATTGGGGCAAATTGCCGATATGGAACGCATGGCAAACCGTATCCGCCAGAAAACCATACTGCCAAGGGAACTGATATCCCTTAAAAACAGTCTGGAAACCGTCTCCGCCATTCACCGCCAGTTCGGGCTGATGCCGCCGCCCCGCCTTGCATATTTCTTAAACGGGCTTAAACCCCTGCCTGAAATGCTGGACATTATAAACAAAACTATTACAGATGACCCCCCCTCCACTCTGGGTGACGGAAAGGTAATACGAGCAGGTTTTGACCCCGAAATGGATAAACTCTGCTCGCTGGCGGGAGATGCCAGAACCTTCCTCTCCCAAATGGAGACTAGGGAACGGGAACGCACAGGCATAAAATCACTTAAGCTGGGCTATAACCGGGTCTTTGGTTATTATATAGAAATATCAAACGCCAATCTTGGGGATATGCCGCCGGAATTTATCCGCAAGCAAACGCTGGTTAATGCCGAAAGATTTATAACCCCCGAACTGAAAGAATACGAGAATCTTATCTTAAATGCCAAAGAACGCCTGCTGGAAATGGAAACAGGGCTTTATGAACAGGTTTTAAACCAACTGGGGGGCTTTTACTCCGCTTTACTGGCCAATGCCGCCGCTTTGGCAGCTCTGGATGTTCTTTCAGCCTTTGCCGAGGTGGCAGTGCGAAATAGCTATGTCCGTCCGGTATTCCACCCTGAAAACCGCCTGGATATCCGAAAAGGCCGCCACCCCATGGTGGAACAGGGGCTGGGATACGGCAGTTTTGTAGCTAATGATATTTCCCTTTCAGCTGAAGACTGTCAGATAATAATCCTGACCGGACCCAATATGGCCGGCAAATCCACTTATTTAAAGCAGACCGCCCTTATTGTGCTGATGGCCCAAATAGGTTCTTACGTTCCGGCAGAAACCGCCGAACTCTGCCTGACTGATCGTATTTTTACCCGCATCGGGGCAAGAGAGGATTTAAGTGCCGGGCAGTCCACCTTCATGGTGGAAATGGTGGAAACGGCATCTATACTGAATACTGCCACCAGCCGTTCCCTGCTGATACTGGACGAAATAGGCCGCGGCACCAGTACCTATGACGGGCTGGCTATTGCCCAAGCAGTAGTGGAGTATATCCACTCCCAGCCATCTCTTACGGCCAAAACCCTGTTTGCCACCCACTATCACGAACTGGTAGAACTGGCAAGCTATCTGCCCAGAGTAAAAAACTATAATATTGCGGTTAGCGAAGACCGGGGTGAAGTAGTTTTTCTGCATAAAATAGTCCCCGGCGGAGTAGACAAAAGTTACGGTATTCACGTGGCAAAACTGGCAGGGCTGCCCAAGTGGGTTATAAAACGGGCTTACGAAGTACTGACCGAGCTTGAAAACCCCGCTAAGAAACAGCCAAAAAGCCGCACTTGCCAGTCCCAACTCCAACTACCCATGACGGGGCAGACTTCGGTGCTTGAAGAAGAAATAAAAGAACTGGAAATAGAGTCGCTTACGCCGCTTGCGGCTCTCAACAAACTCTACGAACTGAAAAAGAAGGCCGAAGAACAGGGGCTTTAG